The following coding sequences are from one Eucalyptus grandis isolate ANBG69807.140 chromosome 11, ASM1654582v1, whole genome shotgun sequence window:
- the LOC104414195 gene encoding glutathione transferase GST 23 has protein sequence MDGVKLHGFWASPYSSRVIWALKLKGIPFDYIEEDLSNKSALLLQYNPVHKKIPVLVHGSRPVCESTVIVEYLEETWPQYPLVPSDPHERAVVRFWVKFIDEKSLNVWTVYRSVGEEQEKAVRDSVEMLSILEQHGPNRGKKFFGGDDINIVDIAFGAVAHWVGTIEEVSGRKLFDAGKFPRLNAWMANFESSPMIAENLPDQEKLREIFARLREKRLSSSTYK, from the exons ATGGATGGAGTGAAGTTGCATGGATTTTGGGCGAGTCCATACAGCAGCAGAGTCATATGGGCATTGAAGCTCAAGGGCATACCATTTGATTACATTGAGGAAGACCTCTCCAACAAAAGCGCCTTGCTTTTGCAATACAACCCGGTTCACAAGAAGATTCCTGTGCTCGTCCATGGCTCGCGACCTGTTTGCGAGTCCACGGTCATTGTCGAGTACCTCGAGGAAACGTGGCCGCAATACCCGCTGGTGCCCAGCGATCCTCACGAGCGAGCCGTGGTGCGTTTCTGGGTCAAATTCATCGATGAAAAG AGTCTTAATGTTTGGACCGTGTATCGGAGCGTTGGCGAAGAGCAAGAGAAGGCCGTGAGAGACAGCGTGGAGATGCTGTCGATCCTAGAGCAACATGGTCCGAACAGGGGAAAGAAATTCTTTGGAGGAGACGACATCAACATTGTGGACATTGCATTTGGTGCGGTGGCACATTGGGTGGGAACCATAGAAGAGGTATCGGGACGCAAGTTGTTCGACGCCGGGAAGTTCCCTCGCTTGAACGCTTGGATGGCCAACTTCGAGAGCTCGCCCATGATCGCCGAGAACTTGCCTGATCAAGAGAAGTTGCGTGAGATTTTCGCCCGCCTAAGAGAGAAAAGGTTGTCATCATCCACATACAAGTGA